The genome window AACATGATTTTAAGACCTGAGCGGAATTCATTGGTACTATAAGTAGCCATGGTGATCCTCTAATTTATAAACTAAAAATGGCATAGCCAAAAAATGGTCGATATTGTAACTCAAAATACCTCATCCAGAGAAGTCTGGATACAACAACTTGCTGAAGCAATCACTAATCCAGATGAATTGCTGCAAATACTTAACCTAGAAAATCATCTTTTATCGAAAGAAGGCAGTGAGGCACGTAAATTATTTCCTTTACGCGTTCCAGTGCCCTTTATTTCCCGCATGAAAAAAGGTGATCCACTAGACCCTCTGCTATTGCAGGTATTAACTGCAAAAGCAGAGTTTGATATACATCCAGGTTTTTCTACTGACCCACTAGAAGAGCAGGATAATGAAATTCCAAGTTTACTGCATAAATACCACAACCGCGCATTATTGCTGGTAAAAGGTGGCTGCGCAGTCAACTGTCGCTACTGTTTTCGCCGGCATTTTCCTTACGAAGACAACAAAGGAAATAAAAATAACTGGTTGATGGCTGTGGATTATATAAAAAACCACACCGAACTCAATGAAATCATCTTCTCAGGTGGTGATCCGTTGATGGCAAAAGACCATGAACTTGATTGGCTCATCAGCCAATTAGAGGCGATTCCTCATATAAAACGCCTTAGAATTCACACTCGTTTGCCTGTGGTGATACCAGAACGCATCACAGATACGCTCTGTAAACGTCTTGCTAGCTCTAGGTTACAGGTCATTATGGTTACACACGTTAATCATGCTAACGAAATTGACGAGCCATTCACCAAGGCAATACAAAAACTAAAACTATCAGGTGTGACATTATTAAACCAAAGCGTATTACTGCGCCAAGTTAATGACAACGTGACGGCTCTGATGAATTTAAGTAATGCCTTATTTGATGCAGGTATTTTACCTTATTACTTACATGTATTAGATAAAGTTCAAGGCGCTGCGCACTTTTTAGTGAGTGATACCGAAGCTAGACAATTGATACAGCAATTACTGAGTAAGGTCTCTGGGTACCTTGTACCTAAGCTCGCTAGGGAAATAGGGGGAGAGCCAAGTAAAACACTGCTTGACCTTAACTTAAGACAGAACTAGAAAGCAAAACGCCCAAACAATTATTTGGGCGCTATGAATTCATTTTAGGGGCATTTATAAACTTGGCCAACCATTTTGCTATCTAATGGAATGAAGCTAGATAACACGGTTTCACTTGGGCTTGATGCACCAAAAATCACGTTACCGCCCATCGCCGCTGCTTTATTACGTAAATCATTTGCTGCACTGCGCATTGAGCTAGATTCATTGTTGACACCACTCAACCAGTTGCTTTGAGTCCCTGCAACCTGACCGAGAAGTTGGCAATCGCTTCCAGGTTGATTCTCAACAAAACGAACTTGTGAGCCTGCCGCAGTCAAATTAGTTGTTGTTGAACAACCTGCTAAAAGCAATAATGCAGCAGCACCAAGCAAGACTTTAATTCGCATGTTTTCCCTCATTTTTCATTGTGTTTTTGCAGCTGGTTTGAAAATCTCTTTAGTTCCAATAGCCTACTAATTGAAATATCTAGGAGGTGATTAACATACAGCGTCATAATTGCCGCACATCACCAGCCGAATAGAGTCTACCACAAATTAATCAAGAACCTGCTCTATTCTTTGCTAATTCAAACCACTTACCTTACGTTAAATATAACCTGCGAAGCAACATTGACGCAAAAATAAATCGCATAACGCATTAATTGTATCTTGTTTTGGGATATTACCTTCATCAATAATTAATGGTTATTTATTAATTAAAAACCAATAAAAAAACCGGCACCGCTAGAAATATAACGATGCCGGTCTTATGGTGGGTAGCCCTAACTTAGTTAGTAACTACTTGAGCTTGATGTCGCCAACTGGCTTACATCATACCGCCCATTCCACCCATGCCGCCCATACCAGCAGCACCTAAGTCAGGTGCATCTGATTTTGGCAGATCAGTGATCATCGCTTCAGTTGTGATCATCAGACCTGCGATAGACGCTGCGAATTGCAGAGCAGAACGCGTTACTTTAGTTGGGTCTAAGATACCCATGTCGATCATATCGCCATAAGTGTCAGTCGCCGCGTTGTAACCTTCGTTACCTTTTGCTGCTTTCACGTTGTTAACAACAACAGAGGCTTCTTCACCTGCGTTAGTAACGATTTGACGCATTGGCGCTTCCATCGCACGCAGAGCAACACGAATACCTACGTTTTGTTCTTCGTTTTCACCAGTCAGTGCTTCCAGTTTCGCTGCAACGCGAACCAGTGCAGTACCACCACCAGCAACAACACCTTCTTCGACAGCGGCACGAGTTGCATGCAGAGCATCGTCAACACGAGCACGTTTTTCTTTCATTTCAACTTCAGTTGCTGCGCCCACTTTAATTACTGCGACACCGCCTGCTAATTTAGCAACGCGCTCTTGCAGTTTTTCACGGTCGTAATCTGAAGAAGATTCTTCGATTTGTTGACGAATTTGAGTAACACGGTTTGCAATCGCAGACTCTTCACCCACACCATCAATGATAGTGGTTGTGTCTTTGTTGATAACGATACGCTTTGCTTGGCCTAAATCTTCTAATGTCGCTTTTTCTAACTCCATACCGATCTCTTCAGAGATAACAGTACCATTGGTCAGAATTGCGATATCTTGTAGCATTGCTTTACGACGGTCACCGAAGCCCGGTGCTTTAACCGCTGCAACTTTAACAATACCACGCATGGTGTTAACAACCAGAGTTGCCAGTGCTTCACCTTCAACATCTTCAGCGATGATTAACAGTGGTTTGCTTGCCTTAGCAACGCCTTCTAATACTGGCAGTAATTCACGGATGTTAGAAACTTTTTTGTCAACTAACAGGATGAATGGGTTTTCTAACTCAACAGCACCAGTTTCTGGTTTGTTGATAAAGTAAGGAGACAGGTAACCGCGGTCAAACTGCATACCTTCAACCACATCCAGCTCGTCTTCCAGACCAGTACCTTCTTCAACTGTGATAACGCCTTCTTTACCGACTTTATCCATCGCTTCTGCAATTAATTTACCCACGGTTTCGTCGGAGTTTGCAGAAATTGTACCAACCTGTGCGATTGATTTAGTGTCTGAACAAGGAACTGACAGTGCTTTCAGTTCTTCAACAGCAGCAACAACTGCTTTGTCGATACCGCGTTTCAGGTCCATTGGGTTCATACCCGCAGCAACCGCTTTTAAGCCTTCAGTAATGATAGCTTGAGCTAGTACAGTTGCCGTTGTAGTACCGTCACCTGCAGCGTCGTTAGCTTTAGAAGCAACTTCTTTCACCATTTGTGCGCCCATGTTTTCGAATTTGTCTTCTAATTCGATTTCACGAGCAACTGAAACACCATCTTTGGTGATAACTGGTGAGCCAAAAGATTTATCTAAAACTACGTTACGGCCTTTAGGACCTAAAGTCACTTTTACTGCGTCTGCCAGAACATTCACACCACGAAGCATTTTCGTACGTGCATCACTACCAAATTTAACGTCTTTAGCTGCCATTATCTCTTTCCTTCAAATTCTTTTCGTTCGTTGAGAAGTTTTAAGTGAAAATTACGCTTCAACAATTGCCAGAATGTCACTTTCGGACATAATCAGGACTTCTTCATTGTCGATTTTTTCAGCTTTCACGCCATAACCATCGTTAAAGATTACGATATCGCCAACTTTCACATCCAGTGCTTTGATTTCACCATTTTCGAGGATGCGGCCGTTGCCAACTGCAAGAACTTCACCACGAGTTGATTTGCTTGCAGCAGTACCCGTCAGAACGATCCCGCCTGCAGATTTTGATTCAACTTCTTTACGTTTAACGATAACACGGTCATGCAATGGACGAATTTTCATTAATAGTTCTCCTATAAATAAAGTCCATACTAGGTAAAAGGACGATACCAGCATGTCTTAAATAAACTAGTACCATGTTTGAGCAGATTGGGGCGAAGAAGAGGGACTTCAAGGGGGGAGATAAAAAATTTTTCATTTTTATCTCCCCATAAATAGGATGGTTTTATGGTTTAGGGCGATCGTCTTTATCTGACGAATCTGTTTTATCTGAATTATCGATTGTAAAAGAAGGATCGTCTTGCTTACGTTGGAATTCCCCCTCAAAAGTATCGCCACGTTGAAAGCCGCCATTTCCCGTTTGGTTAAAACCAGCACCTGGTTGGTAGAAACGAATATGAGGAATTAAGCGCATTACAATAAGCTTTTGAATTGGCGGTAGTAATAACAGTAAACCAATAAAATCCGTAAAGAACCCAGGCACAATCAACAAGAAACCCGCTAAGACCAATGCAACGCTCTTGATCATTTCAGCTGCAGGGCTTTCACCTGATGCTAACTTTTGTTGGATTTGCAGTACATTTTTCATGCCTTGATTTTTCACAAGTGACACACCTAAGCAGGATGTCAAAACGACTAAAATTAACGTCATTAAAACACCAACTTCAGATGCAACCCGCACAAAAATGACGGATTCAATGTAAACGAGAATACATATCAGAATGAGTGGTAACCAGCGCACAAGTTCTCCTTTATTTCAATAAGCTATCGATTATTTTACGCCCCTAGGGAAACCTTTGTGAACTGCATCTAAGAGACAACTATCAATATTCGCTTTTTTCTTTAGTATAGCCATAATAATTGGGGCAGATATAACGCTTTTCAACTCACAGATTTTTTTCATTAATGGCACTTATCTGTGATGAATATCACACAACGTGAAATCTGTTGCATAAATCAAACTATATAGTGATCTAGGTTCAAGGCAATAGATGATTAAAAGCATATCATCTACCCATAAATCAGTAGATCATAATGCTGACAACGTAGTAGACGGTGTTAATTGCTTGTAAAGTTTTACTTTGCAATATTAATCACCTGTGAATTTTGTTTTACGAAGTATCGATTTTTAAAGCGCATAAACGGACAGTAACTGTAATCTAATTAAGAAGGTTCTCATGTCAAACAATACTCGTATCGAAGAAGACCTGTTAGGTAAAAAAGAAGTTCCAGCTGATGCCTATTATGGTGTTCATACTCTGCGTGCGATTGAAAACTTTTATATCAGCGACCGCACCATTAACGATGTCCCAGAATTTATTCGTGGCATGGTTATGGTTAAAAAAGCGGCGGCTTTAGCCAACAAAGAACAGCACACTATTCCACGTAATATCGCGGATACCATCATCAAAGCGTGTGACGTTGTTCTAAATGAAGGCAAATGCATGGACCAATTCCCGGTTGACGTATTCCAAGGTGGTGCGGGCACATCACTGAACATGAATACCAACGAGGTTCTAGCAAACATCGGTCTTGAACTGATGGGTCATAAAAAAGGTGAGTATGAATTCTTAAATCCAAATGACCACCTGAACAAAAGTCAATCCACTAACGATGCATACCCTACAGGGTTCCGTATCGCAGTGTATAATTCTATATTGAAGTTAATTGAGTCTGTTGAATACCTGAAAAAAGGCTTTGAAGCTAAAGCTGAAGAATACAAAGACATTCTGAAAATGGGTCGTACCCAGCTGCAGGATGCCGTTCCAATGACTGTCGGCCAAGAATTCCATGCTTTCGCTACTCTCTTAAAAGAAGAAGAGAAAAACTTAAAACGCAGCATTGAATTACTACTCGAAGTTAACTTGGGCGCAACTGCTATTGGTACAGGCCTGAATACTGCTCCTGGTTACTCAGAACTTGCAGTTAAAAAATTAGCAGAAGTGACTGGTCTACCATGCGTTCCAGCAGAAGACTTAATCGAAGCAACCTCTGACTGTGGTGCTTACATCACTGTTCATGCAGGCTTAAAACGTCTAGCGATGAAACTGTCTAAAATTTGTAACGACTTACGTCTGCTATCTTCAGGTCCTCGCGCTGGCCTTAAAGAAATCAACTTACCTGAGTTACAAGCTGGTTCGTCTATCATGCCAGCAAAAGTTAACCCTGTTATTCCTGAAGTCGTCAACCAAGCATGTTTCAAAGTTATTGGTAATGATATCTGTGTAACGATGGCTGCTGAAGCAGGTCAATTACAATTAAACGTAATGGAACCAGCGATTGGCCAAGCGATGTTCGAGTCTATCTCTCTGATGAGCAACGCATGTCGTAACCTGCAAGAAAAATGTATTAGCGGCATTACTGTGAACAAAGAAATCTGTGAAGCATTTGTATTTAACTCCATCGGTATCGTCACTTATCTGAACCCATTCATTGGTCACCATAATGGTGATATCGTGGGTAAAATCTGTGCTGAAACTGGTAAGAGCGTACGCGAAGTTGTTTTTAGAACGCGGTTTACTGACTGAAGCAGAACTGGATGATATTTTCTCTGTTGAGAACTTAAAACACCCAGCTTATAAAGCAAAACGCTTTGATGACTAAAAATTTATGTTTATCATAAATAATACTTAAAAATAAAGGCACGCCTCTCAACAGAAAGCGTGCCTTTTTTGATTAATACACACACAAATAATTAACATAACAGTTTCATAATTTTAATTTTCATTTTGTCGAGGAGTAAACACTATGTTAGCCGTAGAATTTATTATTGTTCTGCTGGCCATCTTTTTGGGGGCCCGTTTAGGTGGGATAGGTATCGGCTTTGCCGGTGGCCTTGGTGTACTGGTACTCGCAGCTATTGGCGTAAAACCAGGAACCATTCCATTTGACGTTATCTCAATTATCATGGCTGTTATTGCCGCTATATCTGCAATGCAAATTGCTGGAGGTCTGGACTATTTAGTTGCCCAAACCGAAAAATTACTGCGTCGTAATCCTAAGTACATCACCATCCTTGCACCTATTGTTACCTACTTTCTGACACTTTTCGCAGGGACAGGTAATATCTCGTTAGCAACACTGCCTGTTATTGCAGAAGTCGCTAAAGAACAGGGAGTGAAACCTTGTCGTCCATTATCGACTGCGGTCGTTGCAGCACAGATAGGTATTACAGCATCACCAATTTCTGCGGCAGTGGTTTACATGGCATCCGTCATGGAAAATCCAGCAATGGTGGGTGCAGGTAACACAGTCAGCTATATTTCGCTTCTAAGTGTTCTATTACCTGCGACATTCCTTGCTATCATTTTGATGTCATTCATCATCTCTTGGACGTTTAACTCTAAATTATCTGATGACCCTATCTACCAAAAACGTTTAGCTGAAGGTTTAGTTGAACTGCGTGGTAGCCAAGTTAAAGAAATCAAAGCGGGCGCTAAGTCTTCTGTACTGCTGTTCTTGCTTGGGGTTGTTGGCGTTGTCTGCTATGCCATCATTAACAGTCCAAGCTTAGGGATTGTTGAAACACCATTAATGAACACCACAAATGCAATTTTGATTATCATGCTGACTGTGGCGACATTAATCACTATTTTCTGCCGTGTAAATACTGATGCTATCTTGAACTCAAGTACCTTTAAAGCAGGTATGAGCGCATGTATTTGTATTTTAGGTGTGGCTTGGTTAGGTGATACTTTCGTACAGCACAACATTGACTGGATCAAAGAAACTGCGGGTGATTTAATTCATGAACATTCTTGGATGTTAGCAGTTATATTCTTCTTCTGCTCCGCTTTACTATACTCACAAGCCGCAACAGCGAAAGCTCTGATGCCAATGGCATTAGCGCTGAATGTTAGCCCATTAACTGCTATCGCATCATTCTCTGCGGTTTCTGGCCTATTTATTCTGCCTACCTACCCAACACTGGTTGCAGCAGTACAGATGGATGACACAGGGACAACGCGTATTGGCCGATTCGTCTTTAACCACCCATTCTTTATTCCAGGCACTATCGCTGTCGCATTAGCTGTTTCATTCGGCTTCTTATTTGGCGGTATGATCCTATAGTTTATATTAATTACAATTAATCTTATACAGGCCCGTGCAAATAGCACGGGTTCTTTATACCTACCTATAACATATTATTTTTGTTATCCCATATAAAGTCACGTAGGCAATTATAAAAATACAATAACCATTTAGATAAAAAACTCAAACTATTTTTTAATAATATGTATTTAAATATATTACTTTAGATTATAAACAAATCAAAATAAGAATTTTTCTAATAATATATATTAAGGCTATACATATAATTGTAACAAATAATGACTACAATTACGCAATAATAAGTTATCTCATTTTTTCCTTACAATTACCAGATAGAATATAGATTCAAGAATAAAATAAAAATAAATAAAAATTAGAATAAAGTTCTGATATTTACTCCTGAGCAGGTAGTAATGCTAATCCATCTTTCTTGACACATGAATTGAAGGCACCAAAGATAGAAATAATCTATCAAAAATTTAAAATCAATCCGCCATAAATATTGGTAATCATTAACTCATCCTTGTTTAATAACACCCGAAAAATCTGATAATGATAATTTAATTACTCGGAGTAATACGAATTAAATATCAAGAACTTTTCAATAGCAAAAATAATTTATTTTAACAAGATTTATATATTTGGAGGAGGTATGCTAAATACTCAACGAAATAAAAACACAAATGTAACCGTTTATATTGGAACCTTTTTAAAGCACCGCAGAAAAGTGGTTGGTTTAACTGGTGCACAATTAGCTTCTCGCCTAAGAATCAGCCAGCAGCAAGTTTCCCGTTATGAAAGAGGTAAAAATGCCATTACTATCCAAGGTCTTTTGGACATTTTACAAGCTCTCGAATTGCGAAGACATGACATCGATGACTTTATGAAAAAAGTCTTTCAGTATTACTATATCGATGCAGCGTTAGAAGCTAAATTGATCAATTAAAGCCCGATATAAACCCATGAAGTTCGTTCCAGGGGGGTTCTTCCCCCTCCTGTGTGCTTAAAACTCCCCACTTTAAAATACCCATTCAATTTCTTATTTGATTTTATTTCCCCTCAGAAACGGCGCCTCATGATAGCACTGCAAACCGCTATAATTCACAATTGAACATTGTTATGATGGAGAAAAATCAGACATTATTGTGATGGAGTTAACAATGCCTATCCAACGTGAAATTATTTTAAGTCATGCGTTAAATCAATTGGAAATCCAAGGGTTATCCGCATCTACAGAAAATTTACTCAGCGAAATTGAATCTGATTTCTCTACTATTCGGCAGTTTTGGCCAGACGATGAAGCTCTTGTTTATGATTGCTTGCGCTATCATAGCCAGCAAATTGAAGTATGGCAGCGCCAAACCTTACTAGATGAATCCCTAACCCCGCAACAAAAATTAATGGCCCGTTACCAACAATTGTCTGAAAAAGTCAGTGAAGGGCGTTTTCCGGGCTGTTTATTCATTTCTGCATGTAATTATTATCCAGATGCAGAACACCCTATGCACCAATTAAGCCGCCTACAAAAAGATAATTCGTTTCATTTCACAAAAAGCCTATTAGATGAGCTAGATATTGAAGACTCGGAATTAGTTGCTAACCAAATGGAATTAGTGCTCGAAGGCTGTTTAAACCGCTTATTAGTACAAAGGGACATTCAAGATGTCGAGATTGCACAACACCTTTCTGAGGATATCCTGACAATCGCACTGTGCCGTAAAAAAGGAGCGTTAAGCTAAAAAACCAATTAACGCATACTAAACACACACCTTTTGTTGAAAAAGAAAACACTCAGTAAAAAAAGTGTTTTTTTATTAAAAATGCATTGACGCAAACGGCTGAATACGGTTTAATGCGCCCCGTTGCCCGGATAGCTCAGTCGGTAGAGCAGGGGATTGAAAATCCCCGTGTCCTTGGTTCGATTCCGAGTCCGGGCACCACCTTATTATCAACAGACGTCAACCGACGTCTGTTTTTGTTTGTAAAGCCCGCTAAAATCAACACTCTCCCAAAGTTTCAACTCAACTGAATTCTACTCGATTCTACCCACATCAACCCCATTGCGTGGGTACAATTGCGGGTATACACTAGTTCGATAGAATTTTGTACCCACTTTATCTTTCAGGAAGCTCACTATGGCACTGACTGACGCTAAAATTCGGGCGGCGAAACCCGATGTGAAATCCTATAAATTAACCGATGGTGCAGGTCTGCACTTATTGGTTCACACTAATGGTTCTAAGTACTGGCGATTACGCTATCGCCACTTAGGTAAAGAGAAAACCTTAGCATTGGGTTTATACCCTGGTGTCTCTTTATCAGAGGCGCGTTTAAAACGTGATGAAGCAAGAAAATTGATTGCTGACGGTATTGACCGTGCGAACAAAAACGTGTGGCTAAAGCAGCTTCTGATGCTAATCTCTCTTTTGAAACCATCGCAAGACAATGGCATGCCAGCAATAAAAAATGGTCTGAATCACACAGTGAAAAGGTTTTAAAGAGTTTGGAGTCGCATGTCTTTCCTTATATTGGATTACGCGATATCACTACCCTCAAAACCCCTGACCTGCTTATTCCTATCCGTGCAGCAGAAAGTAAAGAGATTTATGAGATAGCTGCGCGTTTACAGCAACGTATCGCTGCTGTCATGCGTTATGCGGTGCAATCCGGTATTATTGGCTATAACCCTGCTATTGATACCACAGGGGCTGTAACGACTGTACAACGCCAACACCGTCCAGCTCTTAACCTTGACCGTCTACCTCAACTCATTGCCCGTATCGATGCTTATAAAGGGCAACCCGTCACTCGCCTAGCCGTGATGTTAAATTTATTAGTGTTTATTAGGTCAAGCGAACTTCGTTATGCGCGTTGGTCTGAAATTGACTTCGATAAAGCTTTATGGACTATTCCTGCTCAGCGAAAGCCTATACCCGGCGTTAAATTCTCTCACAGAGGCGCTAAAATGCGCACTCCGCATTTAGTTCCCCTTAGCCACCAAGCCATCACTATACTGAAAGAAATTTGGGCATGGACGGGTGAACATGAATTGATCCTAACGGGCGCTCATAATCCCTTTAAGCCTATGAGCGAAAATACCGTCAATAAAGCCTTACGTGTGATGGGCTATGATACGAAGACTGAAATTTGTGGGCACGGTTTTAGAACGATGGCGTGTAGTTCATTAGTTGAATCAGGTTTATGGTCGAAGGATGCAGTAGAAAGGCAAATGAGCCACCAAGAACGTAACTCAGTGAGGGCTGCTTATATTCATAAGGCAGAACATATTGATGAACGCCGATTAATGGTGCAATGGTGGGCTGATTATTTGGATGCAAATCGGGAACAAACTATTTCGCCATTCGATTTTGCCAAGTTTAATAATCCAATTAATCACTAAGACTTTAACCATGTCATATAGGAGATCCATTTGCAATACGAGGAGTCGAATAATACGGTAGTATGCCGACTACATCGATTCTTTGGAAAGTCAAAATAAAGTGATTTCGGAATAGCTTATGCCTAAAAACGTATTCATAATTACAATTTTATTGTAATGCATTTTATTTTGTAGCCCATCCCCCACCAAAAGCAAGAGCCTCTGCCCATAAGGGCAGGGGCTTTTTTCGTTTTAACTAACGTAAAAGGAAATCATGATGAAAAATATAACACATTATCGGATCTGTGAGTCGGCTCATCACCTTAAGCTAAAACATCATTAATCACGTTTTAAAGCAGATTGTCTGTTTTCAGCTGATTGGCTTTTTATATCAATATGTTCCACTTAAAGAAAAATAGCTCTCTTTATCAAAATATCGCCATTAATTAAATCACAATACATCAATAATGGAATATGAATATGCGCATAACAGCAACGGCTTCCCCATGCCTAAAATCGGGGATGATTTCTGTTTTTATCACGAATTTAGGAAAATATAACGAAGGAGAGCTGGTTGGTGAGTGGCTTGAGCTTCCGGCAACCTCAAAAGAGATCGAACACTCTTTAATGCGGATTGGCATTGATGGCATTCGCTATGAAGAGTATTTCTTGACGGACTATGAGTCCTCAATTGATGGCCTTTCTTCCTGCATTTCAGAATACAGCCTTTTAGATGAGTTAAACGAGTTAGCCACGCAATTAGCCATGTTATCGCCTGATGAAATTGACCTTTATCAGGCGGCAATTGAAATCGGTTATTCAACGAGTTCAATTCATGATTTAATTTATTTAGCGGATAATTTAGATTCTTTCCAGCAATTAGCGGGGGTCAATAATGAATATGATTTAGGTTATTACTGGATAGAAGAAAGTGGTTGTTATGATTTAGCACAACTTGGTCACTTATCCCACTATTTTGATTATGAACGCTATGGATGTGATGTTTGTCTTGAACAGGGGGGAAATTTTTACAGTGGAGGATATGTTTATCATACGGATGGGTAGATAGGACAACAGAATGAGAATCAAGTAGCTTTAATCCCTTAAAGTGGAGAATAAATAATACAGTGGTATCACAATGACATCCATAAGCTAGAACGTTAATCAAACTAAACTCTATTTTAAGCCATCTTTACAGATATCCGAAAAGATGGCTATTCTGATATTGTTTTTATTTAATTCAAACTATTAAATAGGTGCTTATCTTACTGTGGTGACAAATGCACTATTAGAAGCAGAATAAAACGACGAGTAGTATTTTACATTTGAACACAAATAAAATTAGGGGCTGTCCTAGATAACTAAGATCATCTAGGATAGTTCCATGAGAAAAAGTAGACTCAGTCAGTACAAACAAGAACGGTTACTTGAACTGTTTATTGCAGGCTCCACAGCCCGTATTGCCGCAGAGTTGGTTGGTGTCCACAGAAATACAGCTGCTTACTATTTTCATCGGCTCAGAGTGCTGATAGCTGAGCACGTTGATAAGCACACTTGGTTTGATGGCGAGATTGAACTGGATGAAAGTTATTTTAGTGGTCGTCGCAAAGGTCAGCGTGGTAGAGGTGCAGCAGGAAAAGTGCCTTTCTTCGGGCTTATCAAGCGTGTTGGCAAGGTTTATACCAAGGTCATACCCGAGGCTAAATCGCGGACATTACTGCCAATAATTGAGTCAAAAATTTACCCTGACAGCATCGTCTACACAGATAATTTTGCCAGTTATGACGTACTGGCTGTGAGCGATTTTAAGCATTACAGGATCAATCACAGCACTCAATTTGTCGACAAAAAAGACTGGCAAAATCACATCAATGGCATTGAGAATTTTTGTAACCAAGCGAAGCGTCATATGCGTAAATTTAACGGCATTCCAAAGGCACATTTTGAGCTGCATCTGAAGGAATGTGAGTGGCGATTTAACACACCCAGTGCAAAACAAAAATTAATCATTCTAAAACAAATGGTTAAAGGTAAGATTTAAACCTTATCTAGGACAGACCCTAAAATTATTATTTGCTCATAAT of Providencia rettgeri contains these proteins:
- the kamA gene encoding L-lysine 2,3-aminomutase; this translates as MVDIVTQNTSSREVWIQQLAEAITNPDELLQILNLENHLLSKEGSEARKLFPLRVPVPFISRMKKGDPLDPLLLQVLTAKAEFDIHPGFSTDPLEEQDNEIPSLLHKYHNRALLLVKGGCAVNCRYCFRRHFPYEDNKGNKNNWLMAVDYIKNHTELNEIIFSGGDPLMAKDHELDWLISQLEAIPHIKRLRIHTRLPVVIPERITDTLCKRLASSRLQVIMVTHVNHANEIDEPFTKAIQKLKLSGVTLLNQSVLLRQVNDNVTALMNLSNALFDAGILPYYLHVLDKVQGAAHFLVSDTEARQLIQQLLSKVSGYLVPKLAREIGGEPSKTLLDLNLRQN
- the groL gene encoding chaperonin GroEL, which produces MAAKDVKFGSDARTKMLRGVNVLADAVKVTLGPKGRNVVLDKSFGSPVITKDGVSVAREIELEDKFENMGAQMVKEVASKANDAAGDGTTTATVLAQAIITEGLKAVAAGMNPMDLKRGIDKAVVAAVEELKALSVPCSDTKSIAQVGTISANSDETVGKLIAEAMDKVGKEGVITVEEGTGLEDELDVVEGMQFDRGYLSPYFINKPETGAVELENPFILLVDKKVSNIRELLPVLEGVAKASKPLLIIAEDVEGEALATLVVNTMRGIVKVAAVKAPGFGDRRKAMLQDIAILTNGTVISEEIGMELEKATLEDLGQAKRIVINKDTTTIIDGVGEESAIANRVTQIRQQIEESSSDYDREKLQERVAKLAGGVAVIKVGAATEVEMKEKRARVDDALHATRAAVEEGVVAGGGTALVRVAAKLEALTGENEEQNVGIRVALRAMEAPMRQIVTNAGEEASVVVNNVKAAKGNEGYNAATDTYGDMIDMGILDPTKVTRSALQFAASIAGLMITTEAMITDLPKSDAPDLGAAGMGGMGGMGGMM
- the aspA gene encoding Aspartate ammonia-lyase, producing MSNNTRIEEDLLGKKEVPADAYYGVHTLRAIENFYISDRTINDVPEFIRGMVMVKKAAALANKEQHTIPRNIADTIIKACDVVLNEGKCMDQFPVDVFQGGAGTSLNMNTNEVLANIGLELMGHKKGEYEFLNPNDHLNKSQSTNDAYPTGFRIAVYNSILKLIESVEYLKKGFEAKAEEYKDILKMGRTQLQDAVPMTVGQEFHAFATLLKEEEKNLKRSIELLLEVNLGATAIGTGLNTAPGYSELAVKKLAEVTGLPCVPAEDLIEATSDCGAYITVHAGLKRLAMKLSKICNDLRLLSSGPRAGLKEINLPELQAGSSIMPAKVNPVIPEVVNQACFKVIGNDICVTMAAEAGQLQLNVMEPAIGQAMFESISLMSNACRNLQEKCISGITVNKEICEAFVFNSIGIVTYLNPFIGHHNGDIVGKICAETGKSVREVVFRTRFTD
- the groS gene encoding co-chaperonin GroES, with translation MKIRPLHDRVIVKRKEVESKSAGGIVLTGTAASKSTRGEVLAVGNGRILENGEIKALDVKVGDIVIFNDGYGVKAEKIDNEEVLIMSESDILAIVEA
- the fxsA gene encoding Suppressor of F exclusion of phage T7 produces the protein MRWLPLILICILVYIESVIFVRVASEVGVLMTLILVVLTSCLGVSLVKNQGMKNVLQIQQKLASGESPAAEMIKSVALVLAGFLLIVPGFFTDFIGLLLLLPPIQKLIVMRLIPHIRFYQPGAGFNQTGNGGFQRGDTFEGEFQRKQDDPSFTIDNSDKTDSSDKDDRPKP
- the dcuA_3 gene encoding Anaerobic C4-dicarboxylate transporter DcuA — encoded protein: MLAVEFIIVLLAIFLGARLGGIGIGFAGGLGVLVLAAIGVKPGTIPFDVISIIMAVIAAISAMQIAGGLDYLVAQTEKLLRRNPKYITILAPIVTYFLTLFAGTGNISLATLPVIAEVAKEQGVKPCRPLSTAVVAAQIGITASPISAAVVYMASVMENPAMVGAGNTVSYISLLSVLLPATFLAIILMSFIISWTFNSKLSDDPIYQKRLAEGLVELRGSQVKEIKAGAKSSVLLFLLGVVGVVCYAIINSPSLGIVETPLMNTTNAILIIMLTVATLITIFCRVNTDAILNSSTFKAGMSACICILGVAWLGDTFVQHNIDWIKETAGDLIHEHSWMLAVIFFFCSALLYSQAATAKALMPMALALNVSPLTAIASFSAVSGLFILPTYPTLVAAVQMDDTGTTRIGRFVFNHPFFIPGTIAVALAVSFGFLFGGMIL
- a CDS encoding transcriptional regulator, y4mF family, whose protein sequence is MLNTQRNKNTNVTVYIGTFLKHRRKVVGLTGAQLASRLRISQQQVSRYERGKNAITIQGLLDILQALELRRHDIDDFMKKVFQYYYIDAALEAKLIN